The following coding sequences lie in one Timaviella obliquedivisa GSE-PSE-MK23-08B genomic window:
- the menD gene encoding 2-succinyl-5-enolpyruvyl-6-hydroxy-3-cyclohexene-1-carboxylic-acid synthase: protein MTLIDFSNTNTIWASILVETLSCLGLETVVISPGSRSAPLTIAFARHSSIEAIPILDERSAAFFALGVARRTGNAVALVCTSGTAGANFYAAMIEARESRVPLLVLTSDRPPELRECNAGQTVDQQKLFGDFPNWYSEIAVPGLDLKLLQYLRQTLIQAWERTLYPVPGVVHLNLPFRDPLAPVAKADAAEFGRGFPEDFFDWIPRDLLQTLAVSDRHSPVNFLPPGRTILVAGVAQPADPQAYCEAIAHISKTLQIPVLAEGLSPLRNYADLNPSLISTYDWIVRDVELAKKLAPDFVVRVGEMPTSKTLRHWLEQVQPLQWVVDEGDRNLDPLHGKTLHLRRSLPSFAANLPAQPSADLAYLEAWCGAEERVRRSLDESLSQASEEKFEGKAVWLLSQHLPTGTPLIIANSTAVRYLEWFWKPGNRAIRPFCNRGANGIDGTLSTALGVAHRQQSSVLLTGDLALLHDTNGFLIRNYFVGHLTIVLINNNGGGIFEHLPIAQFNPPFEEFFATPQHINFALLCQTYNAKHELIRSWDQLVQRLNPLPAEGIRVLEVECDRQFSTQFSARWQP, encoded by the coding sequence GTGACGTTAATCGACTTCAGTAATACTAATACAATCTGGGCATCGATTTTGGTCGAAACGCTCTCTTGCTTGGGACTAGAGACTGTAGTAATTTCTCCGGGGTCACGGTCTGCACCTTTAACAATAGCGTTTGCTCGGCATTCCTCAATTGAAGCAATTCCTATTCTTGATGAGCGATCGGCGGCGTTCTTTGCGTTGGGTGTGGCACGTCGCACAGGCAACGCAGTGGCGTTAGTTTGTACATCAGGGACGGCGGGGGCAAACTTTTATGCGGCAATGATTGAGGCGCGGGAAAGTCGGGTTCCTTTGCTGGTGCTGACCAGCGATCGCCCACCGGAGTTACGAGAGTGTAATGCAGGTCAAACCGTTGATCAGCAAAAGCTATTTGGCGATTTTCCGAACTGGTATAGCGAAATCGCAGTGCCAGGATTAGACCTAAAGCTATTGCAGTACTTGCGGCAAACTTTGATTCAGGCTTGGGAACGGACGCTTTATCCGGTGCCCGGAGTCGTGCATCTTAATTTGCCCTTTCGTGATCCGTTGGCTCCGGTTGCTAAAGCAGACGCAGCAGAATTTGGGCGGGGGTTTCCTGAAGACTTTTTTGACTGGATTCCACGAGATCTTCTACAAACTCTTGCGGTCAGCGATCGCCATTCTCCTGTAAATTTTCTGCCGCCGGGTCGGACGATTCTGGTGGCTGGAGTGGCGCAACCCGCAGATCCACAAGCGTATTGTGAGGCGATCGCCCACATCTCTAAAACGCTTCAGATTCCGGTACTAGCAGAAGGTCTATCACCGTTACGAAATTACGCCGACCTCAACCCCTCTCTCATCTCCACCTATGACTGGATAGTACGAGATGTAGAACTCGCCAAAAAACTTGCGCCTGATTTTGTAGTTCGGGTGGGCGAGATGCCGACTAGTAAAACCTTGCGGCACTGGCTAGAGCAGGTTCAGCCGTTGCAGTGGGTGGTTGATGAGGGCGATCGCAACCTTGATCCGCTGCATGGTAAAACGCTTCATTTACGGCGATCGCTCCCATCCTTTGCAGCAAACCTCCCGGCTCAACCTTCGGCAGACTTGGCTTATTTGGAAGCATGGTGTGGGGCTGAGGAACGAGTGAGGCGATCGCTTGACGAAAGCCTTAGCCAAGCGTCTGAAGAAAAATTTGAAGGGAAGGCGGTATGGCTTTTATCCCAGCATTTGCCCACAGGCACGCCTTTAATCATTGCCAATAGCACAGCCGTGCGCTATCTGGAATGGTTCTGGAAACCGGGAAATCGAGCCATCCGTCCGTTCTGTAACCGGGGTGCAAACGGCATTGATGGCACTCTGTCAACGGCGTTGGGCGTGGCGCATCGGCAGCAAAGCAGCGTGTTGTTGACCGGAGATTTGGCGCTACTGCATGACACTAATGGGTTTTTAATTCGCAATTATTTTGTCGGGCATCTGACCATTGTGTTGATTAACAACAATGGCGGCGGCATCTTTGAGCATTTACCAATCGCCCAATTCAACCCACCGTTTGAAGAATTTTTTGCCACACCCCAACACATCAATTTTGCGCTGCTTTGCCAGACTTATAATGCAAAACACGAGCTAATCCGCTCTTGGGATCAACTCGTGCAGCGGTTAAATCCTCTGCCAGCAGAGGGAATTAGGGTGTTGGAAGTGGAGTGCGATCGCCAGTTCAGCACTCAATTTAGCGCTCGGTGGCAGCCCTAA
- a CDS encoding AI-2E family transporter: MMKLGQWLGFLSLILALIILWQVRQMLLLLFAAVVLATALNALVQRLRRSGMKRGRAVMLTLGISVLAGILFVALIVPPFISQFLQLLELLPTGFDQAVRWGDRQLQLLPSWLAAIELPTTARLTQDLQPILQNIIRNFFAFFSNSLTVVVQGLLVFILTIMLLADPPSYRKAFIVLFPSFYRQRADFILTKCEIALDNWLGGALLSSTAVAIFSAIGLSVLQVDLVLAQALLAGLLNFIPNIGPTLSLVFPLTVAFLDAPWKAIAVLILYLVIQQVESYWITPTVMAKQVSLLPALTLIAQLFFASFFGFLGLLLALPLTVVAKTWIQEALIKDILDQWKQPELQRTPEYSEEQMISEFATDSPGYQQSNPSDEEKRSEKLP, from the coding sequence ATCATGAAACTCGGTCAATGGCTCGGCTTCCTCAGCCTTATCCTCGCTCTGATTATCTTGTGGCAAGTTCGTCAGATGCTGCTGCTGCTATTTGCCGCCGTGGTTTTGGCAACTGCGCTTAATGCCCTGGTTCAGCGATTACGCCGCTCAGGAATGAAGCGTGGTCGGGCTGTAATGTTGACATTAGGGATTTCTGTACTGGCTGGCATTTTATTTGTCGCTCTAATTGTGCCGCCCTTCATTAGTCAGTTCTTACAGCTTCTTGAGCTACTCCCCACAGGCTTTGACCAAGCTGTGAGGTGGGGCGATCGCCAACTCCAACTGCTACCATCCTGGCTAGCCGCGATCGAATTGCCCACCACAGCAAGGCTCACTCAAGATCTCCAGCCAATTCTTCAAAATATTATTCGCAACTTTTTCGCCTTTTTCTCCAACTCTTTAACCGTAGTTGTACAAGGTTTACTGGTTTTCATTCTCACCATTATGCTCTTGGCTGATCCGCCATCATACCGAAAAGCGTTCATTGTTTTATTTCCTTCCTTTTATCGGCAACGAGCCGATTTTATTCTGACCAAATGTGAAATCGCGTTAGATAATTGGTTGGGAGGAGCCTTGTTAAGTTCCACAGCAGTCGCAATCTTTAGTGCGATCGGGCTATCGGTTTTGCAGGTTGATCTAGTGTTAGCCCAAGCTCTATTGGCAGGGCTGCTGAACTTTATTCCCAATATTGGCCCTACGCTTAGTTTAGTCTTTCCATTAACGGTGGCTTTCTTAGATGCACCCTGGAAAGCGATCGCCGTCCTTATCCTTTATCTAGTCATTCAGCAGGTTGAATCTTACTGGATCACGCCAACCGTGATGGCAAAGCAAGTTTCCCTACTACCAGCCCTTACCCTCATTGCGCAACTCTTTTTCGCCAGCTTCTTTGGATTTCTAGGACTGCTCTTAGCGCTTCCCCTCACCGTCGTCGCCAAAACTTGGATTCAGGAAGCCTTAATTAAAGATATTTTGGATCAATGGAAACAACCAGAGTTACAACGAACGCCAGAATATTCTGAAGAACAGATGATTTCAGAGTTTGCGACAGATTCTCCAGGTTATCAGCAATCCAATCCTTCTGACGAAGAGAAGCGATCGGAAAAACTGCCTTAA
- a CDS encoding DUF427 domain-containing protein, which produces MSFDRPVPAPGQESVWDYPRPPRLEDSPKHIQILFNEVMLADTHRAKRVLETSHPPVYYIPPEDICMEYLRQTPRSSFCEWKGMAGYYAIAIGEQVADNAAWFYADPTPDFLALKDYVAFYPSRMQACYINDELVTSQPGDFYGGWITKEIIGPFKGAPGTWGW; this is translated from the coding sequence ATGAGTTTCGATCGCCCCGTTCCCGCCCCTGGTCAAGAATCGGTTTGGGACTATCCCCGCCCGCCCCGGCTGGAGGATTCTCCTAAGCACATCCAAATCTTATTTAATGAGGTAATGCTTGCCGATACCCACCGAGCTAAGCGCGTTTTAGAAACCAGCCATCCTCCGGTTTATTACATTCCTCCAGAAGATATTTGCATGGAGTATTTGCGGCAAACGCCTCGCTCCAGCTTTTGTGAATGGAAAGGAATGGCAGGCTATTATGCGATCGCCATTGGCGAGCAAGTTGCAGATAATGCCGCCTGGTTTTACGCCGACCCAACTCCTGATTTTTTAGCTCTTAAAGATTACGTTGCCTTTTATCCCAGCCGAATGCAAGCTTGTTACATTAACGACGAATTAGTCACCTCTCAGCCAGGAGATTTCTACGGCGGCTGGATTACAAAGGAAATTATTGGGCCTTTTAAGGGCGCTCCAGGCACATGGGGATGGTAA
- the psb27 gene encoding photosystem II protein Psb27, which translates to MRRVLPRLVALVLVCVIGLMSLATPAIAGGNYRQDTLDLIETLKSAVALPKEAPERMDAQAAARQKINEFSARYRRDGGLAKLSSFTTMRTALNSLAGHYSSYPNRPVPQKLKDRLDQEFKQVESALKREEG; encoded by the coding sequence ATGAGAAGAGTTCTACCGCGTTTGGTTGCATTGGTTCTGGTTTGTGTAATCGGGCTGATGAGTTTGGCAACACCTGCGATCGCGGGTGGCAACTATCGCCAAGATACGTTGGATTTAATTGAAACGCTCAAGTCTGCCGTTGCCTTACCCAAAGAAGCACCTGAAAGAATGGATGCTCAAGCCGCAGCCCGTCAAAAAATCAATGAGTTTTCGGCACGCTATCGTCGGGATGGCGGCTTGGCTAAGCTCAGCTCGTTCACCACAATGCGGACTGCGCTCAATTCTTTGGCGGGGCACTATAGCTCTTACCCCAATCGTCCGGTGCCCCAAAAGCTGAAAGACCGTCTAGACCAGGAGTTTAAGCAAGTAGAGTCAGCATTGAAGAGAGAAGAAGGCTAA
- a CDS encoding GTP-binding protein: protein MDNPSTGLLKASLQDFQFNQARSSLKQTLNRYSQLPPRKRNADVAVRAALKRGLDGLTTTLDKLNNCLIRIAVFGLVSRGKSAVVNALLGQKVLQTGPINGVTQYPRSVYWACCSADTARVANGQLRVELIDTPGLDEVDGDVRATMARDVADQADLILFVVAGDITRTEYRALAELQATDKPLILVFNKTDLYPEQDRQTLYRKLETLFARNEGKRPVLSPDDIVRVAAEPAPLEVRVEWADGRVTHEWETPAAQVNELKEKLLTILNREGKSLLALNALRQARQAETTIAHNMLKLYHNEAEDLIWKFAQWKAIAIAANPIAVFDVMGGAVTDLIMIRSLAKLYGLPMTRYEAGKLLKSILWSSGSLIVGEVGSSVLLGVGKSMAAIATAFESGSGFAAYSSAAIAQASLAGYGSYRVGKAAQIYLEKGCTWGEQGANTLIQEILQQVDKDTVIHRLRRELS, encoded by the coding sequence ATGGATAACCCTTCGACAGGACTATTGAAAGCCAGCTTACAAGATTTTCAATTCAACCAAGCTCGCAGCAGTCTCAAACAGACTCTGAATCGTTACTCCCAGTTACCTCCGCGCAAACGCAACGCCGATGTTGCAGTCCGAGCCGCCCTCAAACGTGGCTTGGATGGATTGACCACGACACTAGATAAACTCAACAATTGCTTGATTCGGATTGCGGTATTTGGGTTGGTGAGCCGGGGTAAGTCTGCTGTGGTTAATGCACTGTTGGGGCAGAAGGTGCTGCAAACGGGCCCTATTAACGGCGTGACGCAGTATCCTCGATCGGTATATTGGGCGTGCTGCTCCGCAGATACCGCAAGGGTCGCCAACGGTCAACTGCGCGTCGAGCTAATTGATACACCTGGACTAGACGAGGTAGACGGTGATGTGCGGGCAACGATGGCGCGAGATGTGGCAGATCAGGCAGATTTAATTTTGTTTGTGGTGGCAGGAGATATTACCCGCACCGAGTATCGGGCTTTAGCAGAGTTGCAGGCGACCGATAAACCATTGATTTTAGTATTTAACAAAACAGATCTTTATCCTGAGCAGGATCGGCAAACCCTTTATCGTAAGCTGGAAACCTTGTTTGCCCGCAACGAAGGCAAGCGTCCGGTTTTGTCGCCCGATGACATTGTACGAGTAGCGGCTGAGCCTGCGCCGCTAGAGGTGCGCGTGGAATGGGCAGATGGGCGGGTAACGCATGAATGGGAAACCCCAGCGGCTCAGGTGAATGAGCTAAAAGAGAAACTGTTGACGATTTTGAACCGAGAGGGCAAATCACTGCTGGCGCTGAATGCATTGCGGCAAGCTCGGCAGGCTGAAACGACGATCGCCCATAACATGCTTAAGCTTTACCACAACGAAGCCGAAGACTTGATTTGGAAGTTTGCGCAGTGGAAAGCGATCGCCATTGCTGCCAACCCGATCGCTGTCTTTGATGTGATGGGCGGAGCCGTCACCGACTTGATCATGATTCGATCGCTAGCCAAGCTGTATGGGTTGCCCATGACTCGGTATGAGGCGGGTAAGCTGCTGAAGTCGATTTTGTGGAGCTCAGGTAGTTTGATTGTGGGTGAGGTGGGCAGTAGCGTGCTGTTGGGAGTGGGAAAGAGTATGGCGGCGATCGCGACTGCATTTGAAAGCGGGTCGGGGTTTGCAGCGTATTCTAGTGCGGCGATCGCGCAGGCAAGTTTGGCGGGATATGGTTCTTACCGCGTTGGTAAGGCGGCTCAAATCTATTTAGAAAAAGGCTGCACTTGGGGAGAGCAAGGAGCGAATACGCTAATTCAAGAGATTCTTCAGCAGGTTGATAAAGATACCGTGATTCATCGATTGCGCCGAGAGTTAAGCTAG
- a CDS encoding MFS transporter, protein MDSPSTPTLPTPLKPMSFQTKMAYGAGDLGPAITANILAFFLLYFFTSVAGMNAALAGSLLLISKIWDAVNDPIVGMWSDRTRSGKWGRRYPWMLWGAIPFGITFFLQWIVPKFSSDPATNQTSLFWYYIAVAVVFNTFYTIVNLPYTALTPELTQDYNERTSLNSFRFTFSIGGSILSLILAQVIFANVADAAQRYLILGGICAVLSTIPLYWCVFGTRARSIEVAQHHLTSSVAEPAPLPYLQQMQIVFSNRPFLFVIGIYLCSWLGVQITAAILPYFVVNWLGQPSSIFTAVALAVQGTALVMLFVWSAVSARVGKKAVYFMGMVIWIIAQAGLFFLQPNQSGLIFPLAIMAGVGVSTAYLIPWSMMPDVIELDELNTGLRREGVFYGFMVLLQKIGLAIGLFLVGQALNTAGFIESAAGEPTPIQPASALLAIRLAIGPIPTVALVLGLVLAYFYPITREVHAEILLKLQERKLQAKE, encoded by the coding sequence ATGGATTCTCCATCGACTCCGACCCTCCCGACCCCGCTCAAACCCATGTCCTTCCAGACCAAAATGGCATACGGTGCTGGAGACTTGGGCCCGGCGATTACCGCCAACATTTTGGCATTTTTTTTACTGTACTTCTTCACCAGCGTCGCGGGAATGAATGCTGCGTTGGCGGGTAGCCTGTTACTGATTAGCAAAATTTGGGATGCTGTGAATGACCCAATTGTAGGTATGTGGAGCGATCGCACCCGGTCGGGCAAGTGGGGGCGGCGGTATCCCTGGATGCTGTGGGGAGCCATTCCCTTTGGCATCACGTTCTTCTTGCAGTGGATTGTGCCTAAGTTTAGCAGCGACCCAGCGACCAATCAAACGAGTTTATTTTGGTATTACATTGCGGTTGCTGTGGTATTTAATACTTTTTATACCATTGTCAACTTACCTTACACGGCGCTTACGCCAGAGCTAACCCAGGATTACAACGAGCGTACCAGCCTCAATAGTTTTCGCTTCACCTTTTCCATTGGCGGTAGCATTCTGTCGTTGATATTGGCGCAGGTAATTTTTGCGAACGTGGCTGATGCAGCACAGCGTTATTTAATCTTGGGTGGGATTTGTGCGGTGCTTTCCACAATTCCACTTTATTGGTGCGTGTTTGGCACCCGTGCCCGTTCTATTGAAGTAGCACAACATCACCTTACCTCCAGCGTCGCAGAACCCGCGCCCTTGCCCTATCTGCAACAAATGCAGATTGTGTTTAGTAATCGTCCGTTTTTGTTTGTGATTGGCATTTACCTTTGCTCCTGGCTCGGCGTTCAGATCACGGCGGCAATTCTGCCCTATTTTGTGGTTAATTGGCTGGGGCAGCCGTCGTCAATTTTCACAGCGGTGGCGTTGGCAGTTCAGGGCACGGCGTTGGTGATGCTGTTTGTGTGGAGTGCTGTGAGCGCTAGGGTAGGCAAGAAAGCGGTCTATTTTATGGGCATGGTGATTTGGATTATTGCTCAGGCTGGCTTGTTTTTCTTGCAGCCTAATCAGTCGGGTTTGATCTTTCCGTTGGCAATCATGGCAGGGGTGGGCGTTTCAACGGCTTACCTGATTCCTTGGTCAATGATGCCGGATGTGATTGAGCTAGACGAACTGAATACTGGACTGCGCCGCGAAGGAGTTTTTTACGGTTTTATGGTGCTGCTGCAAAAAATTGGTTTAGCGATCGGGCTGTTTTTAGTTGGGCAGGCTCTCAACACCGCTGGATTCATTGAAAGTGCGGCTGGAGAACCTACACCCATTCAGCCTGCCTCAGCGCTTTTAGCCATTCGGTTAGCGATCGGACCGATCCCAACGGTCGCCCTAGTCTTGGGCTTGGTGTTGGCATACTTTTATCCCATCACTCGCGAAGTCCACGCTGAAATTTTGTTGAAATTGCAAGAACGTAAACTCCAGGCAAAGGAGTAG
- a CDS encoding cyclic nucleotide-binding domain-containing protein, which produces MLSSFDRLLFVRQVGIFQELRDDFLVRLASAMQELSFPPGHTIVTQGEEGRSLFILVSGCVKVHSGDRELAKLGQGKCFGEMSVFDAEPRSASITTLETCECLTLTQQQLYEAIEETSGLAINIIRMLSRRTRDLNEKLDQIGKGRP; this is translated from the coding sequence ATGCTCAGTAGTTTCGATCGCCTGTTGTTTGTGCGACAAGTCGGCATTTTCCAAGAGTTGCGAGATGACTTCCTGGTACGTTTAGCATCGGCAATGCAAGAACTGTCATTTCCCCCAGGGCACACGATTGTCACGCAGGGCGAAGAAGGGCGATCGCTGTTTATTTTGGTGTCAGGCTGCGTCAAGGTGCACAGTGGCGATCGGGAATTGGCAAAGCTAGGACAAGGAAAATGCTTTGGCGAAATGTCGGTGTTTGATGCCGAACCCCGCTCTGCGTCTATTACGACTTTAGAAACCTGCGAATGCCTAACGCTCACCCAGCAGCAGCTTTATGAGGCGATCGAAGAAACATCGGGTTTAGCAATTAATATTATTCGGATGCTTTCTCGCCGCACGCGCGACTTAAATGAAAAGTTAGATCAAATTGGAAAAGGAAGACCATGA
- a CDS encoding ABC transporter ATP-binding protein/permease: MKNRSSYWLLIPYLRPHWRTIAQAFVCTLVFSVCWPLLAQVGGQILDFLVKGNVSALVKSAGVVVGIFVVQKIAQYGQDSQMAKAALAIALDLRKHVYAHLQTLSLSYFETAQTGDLSYRLTEDIDRIGEVINKVFHDFLPCVLQLVLVFGYMIYLNWQLTLASLIVAPLMGLLISWFGERMLVFARRSQNLVSDLSSLLTEVFTGIRLVRAFAAEDYEVERFSQAAERNRRAKYEAAWLKAVQYPVVGFLEVLSVLLLLLLGGWQISTGNLTGKEFGIYVLAAAMLIDPINHLTEDYNEFKQGQASADRIFELLTIPRSVLESPTAQPLPPVTGKVEYRDIYFYYNADQPVLQKLSLLAFPGEAIALVGSSGSGKTTLANLLPRFYDPQAGQVLIDGIDIRTVTLPSLRRQIGIVPQETILFSGTIAQNIAFGQQHFDITAVQAAAKVANAHSFISQFPNGYQSWVGERGVNLSGGQKQRLAIARAILLNPRILILDEATSALDSESEALVQEALERLMKNRTVFIIAHRLATVRRADRILVIEQGQVVESGTHEELLEKGDRYARFYAQQFQ; this comes from the coding sequence GTGAAAAATCGTTCTAGCTATTGGCTGTTAATTCCGTACCTGCGTCCCCATTGGCGCACGATCGCTCAAGCATTTGTCTGTACCTTAGTATTTTCGGTCTGCTGGCCGCTGTTGGCGCAGGTCGGCGGGCAGATTCTAGACTTTTTAGTGAAGGGCAATGTCTCAGCGCTGGTAAAATCGGCGGGCGTTGTGGTCGGGATTTTTGTGGTGCAAAAAATCGCCCAATACGGTCAGGATTCGCAGATGGCGAAAGCGGCACTGGCGATCGCCCTAGATCTACGGAAGCACGTCTATGCTCATCTGCAAACCTTAAGCCTCAGCTACTTTGAAACGGCACAAACCGGAGACTTGTCCTACCGACTAACCGAAGATATTGACCGGATTGGCGAAGTCATCAACAAAGTTTTTCACGACTTTTTGCCCTGCGTGTTGCAACTTGTGCTGGTCTTTGGGTACATGATTTATCTCAACTGGCAATTAACGTTGGCAAGTTTGATTGTTGCGCCACTTATGGGTTTGCTAATTAGCTGGTTTGGCGAACGAATGCTAGTTTTTGCGCGCCGTAGTCAAAACTTAGTGTCGGATCTGTCGTCGCTGCTCACCGAAGTGTTTACGGGCATTCGATTGGTGCGTGCGTTTGCGGCAGAAGATTATGAGGTAGAACGGTTTAGCCAAGCGGCAGAACGCAATCGGCGAGCGAAGTATGAGGCAGCTTGGTTGAAGGCGGTGCAGTATCCAGTGGTCGGGTTTTTAGAAGTTTTGAGCGTGTTGTTGTTATTGCTGCTGGGTGGCTGGCAAATTTCGACGGGCAATTTGACGGGCAAAGAGTTTGGCATTTATGTCCTTGCCGCCGCCATGCTGATTGATCCTATTAACCACTTAACTGAAGACTACAACGAGTTTAAGCAAGGGCAAGCCTCGGCAGACCGAATTTTTGAACTGTTGACAATTCCTCGCTCTGTGCTAGAATCACCCACTGCTCAACCGTTGCCCCCTGTCACAGGCAAAGTAGAATATCGGGATATTTACTTTTATTACAATGCTGACCAGCCCGTGTTGCAAAAGCTGAGTTTATTAGCATTTCCTGGAGAGGCGATCGCCCTGGTTGGGTCTTCTGGCTCTGGCAAAACCACTCTCGCTAACCTCCTGCCCCGCTTCTACGATCCGCAAGCCGGACAGGTGTTGATTGATGGTATTGACATTCGTACGGTAACGTTGCCTAGCCTGCGTCGGCAAATTGGGATTGTGCCCCAAGAAACCATTTTGTTTTCTGGCACGATCGCCCAAAACATTGCCTTCGGGCAACAGCACTTTGATATCACTGCCGTCCAAGCTGCCGCCAAGGTGGCAAATGCTCACTCGTTTATCAGCCAATTCCCCAACGGCTACCAATCTTGGGTGGGCGAACGGGGCGTAAACTTGTCGGGCGGACAAAAACAAAGACTGGCGATCGCCCGTGCCATTCTGCTCAACCCGCGCATCCTAATTTTAGATGAAGCCACCTCTGCCCTCGACTCTGAATCGGAAGCGCTGGTGCAAGAGGCGCTAGAACGATTGATGAAAAATCGGACAGTGTTTATTATTGCCCATCGATTAGCAACCGTGCGCCGCGCCGATCGCATCTTGGTAATTGAACAGGGGCAGGTGGTGGAATCGGGAACCCATGAAGAGCTATTGGAAAAGGGCGATCGGTATGCCCGGTTTTATGCACAGCAGTTTCAGTAG
- a CDS encoding methyltransferase domain-containing protein, giving the protein MDLASDNLSGPWKKEMYADRLPDQSAFDEGFIQSVLDICQPTTVLDLGCGQGYFVKWLREKRVEAWGVEGEDLGTSFKAPGYQIQQDLSQPFDLEKTYDVVMCTEVVEHIPEACEETVFNNIARHTHRYLVFSGATPGQGGTGHINEKPEAHWFSCLVSRGFKLLHEASVQARLVSTLDWYVKNISIWELQKTQENSLEDVLAIAMQDSYLISHAVSAQKLVREQQQVVTLASQLHQAQTELHDSRTHFHQTQLELHEAQTQSYEATAQLHQTQVELYEATTQLHQTQVELYEATTQLHQTQVELYEANAKLHQTQVERYQIKEQLGETQSDLENTKNQIWELQTNIEVLNHRLTRIRAKRQEIRVARDNAQNEINAMQTSKFWKFRKGWFKLKRFLRLSTPE; this is encoded by the coding sequence ATGGATTTAGCTTCAGACAACTTGAGCGGTCCTTGGAAGAAAGAAATGTATGCTGATCGTTTACCTGATCAGTCGGCATTCGATGAGGGCTTCATTCAATCAGTCTTAGATATTTGTCAACCAACAACCGTTCTAGATTTAGGCTGTGGTCAAGGTTATTTCGTTAAGTGGCTTAGAGAAAAAAGAGTTGAGGCTTGGGGAGTAGAAGGAGAAGATCTAGGCACATCATTTAAAGCCCCAGGCTACCAAATTCAACAGGATCTCAGTCAACCCTTTGATCTTGAAAAAACCTACGACGTTGTGATGTGTACTGAAGTCGTAGAACATATTCCTGAGGCTTGTGAGGAGACTGTGTTCAATAACATTGCCCGGCATACCCATCGCTATCTTGTTTTTAGTGGTGCAACCCCAGGGCAAGGTGGTACAGGACACATTAACGAGAAGCCTGAAGCGCATTGGTTCTCTTGCTTAGTCAGTCGAGGATTTAAGCTGCTTCATGAAGCATCAGTCCAGGCTCGTCTAGTCAGTACTTTAGACTGGTATGTCAAAAATATATCTATCTGGGAGTTACAAAAGACTCAGGAAAATAGCTTAGAAGATGTGCTGGCGATCGCCATGCAAGACAGCTACCTTATAAGCCATGCAGTATCAGCTCAAAAATTGGTTCGAGAACAACAACAGGTTGTGACCCTTGCTTCTCAACTTCACCAAGCTCAGACAGAACTTCATGACTCTAGAACTCATTTTCATCAAACTCAATTAGAGCTTCATGAAGCCCAGACCCAATCCTACGAAGCGACTGCACAACTTCATCAAACACAGGTAGAACTCTACGAAGCGACGACACAACTTCATCAAACACAGGTAGAACTCTACGAAGCGACGACACAACTTCATCAAACACAGGTAGAACTCTACGAAGCCAATGCTAAGCTGCACCAAACTCAAGTAGAGCGATACCAAATCAAAGAGCAGCTTGGTGAAACTCAATCAGACTTAGAAAATACAAAGAATCAGATTTGGGAGCTTCAAACCAATATAGAAGTTCTTAATCATCGGCTGACTCGAATCAGAGCAAAGCGACAAGAAATCCGAGTAGCACGAGACAACGCGCAAAACGAGATTAATGCAATGCAGACCAGTAAATTCTGGAAGTTCAGAAAAGGCTGGTTCAAGCTCAAACGATTTTTGCGACTGTCTACCCCAGAATAA